The DNA window ATGACAACTTACCAACATTTGATAACCGGTTGATAAGTGTCGACTCTTCCGTAGCTACTTCAATATAATACTTTGTCCGTTCTTCAAGAACATCAACCACTTTTTTTATCTCTGCTAAATCTTCAGGTGTTACATCCCGGCGGACACCGCCCATGGTGTTCATCCCGTAATTAACACGGTTACCTGTAAGTTTAGCAAAAAGGTCCATCACAGCTTCGCGGTCACGCCAGGTATACATCAGCAATGTATCAAACCCTACTTCATGACCCGCAACGCCAAGCCACAGGAGATGGCTGTGTACGCGTTCAAGTTCAGCGATCAATGTACGGATGTACTTCGCACGTGCCGGGATTTCAATCCCCGCGATTTCTTCTACCGCCTGAACAAAACACATGGAATGCGAATGAGAACATATTCCGCATATGCGTTCAATTAAGTACTGGTCCTGGACATAGGTACGGTTTTCCGCAGCTTTCTCAATCCCGCGATGGTTATACCCGAGTTTAATATTTACGGCAGTAATTTTTTCACCGCGTAAGGACAACAAAAAACTTTCGGGTTCTTTTAAAGCCGGATGCTGCGGCCCTACAGGAACTTGAACTTCTTCCGGACCATTTTGAGGCATATAATATTACTTCCCTTCCTCATCTTTTTTCACGGGTACTTCATTATTACTCTGTTCCGGCTCTTCACCCGGCAAGTGCGACCAATCCTTACGTAACGGATACTGACCCGCCGGCCAGTCATCCGGTAACGGATACCGCCGTCCTTCCGGTAAGCCATCAACTTTCATACCAAAAAGGTCAATGAGTTCACGTTCGTATAATTCAGAATTCCTGAATGTATCAATAATACTTTTAACAACAGGATTTTCGCGGGTAACATGAGTCTTTAAATTCAAAACAATATTGTCTTTATTTACTATATGATATATCACACCAAACGTTTCGCGTTCATCCAACCCTGTAATCAATAACAAGTTATCAAATCCCAGGTCAGTGACAATATATTTCAGGATAGGTTCAAAATCTTCACCTAATGCTAAATCAGCGAATACACGGTTAGCCCGCGGGGTGGTTATCTTATCCTTAAAAACCCCGAACTTAGCTTCCAACTTACTTTTAATATCTTGAGAATTCATATTATGTTTACTCCCTATGTTCCCCGAGTATGACAGGATTAAGTTCCTTCTGAGCCTTATTATCGCCGCTATCATCCAAACTTGACAACAGTTTAACCACACCGTCAATCAACGCCTTTGGGCTTGCCGGGCATCCCGGGATATAAGCAGCTACCG is part of the Elusimicrobiota bacterium genome and encodes:
- a CDS encoding NADH-quinone oxidoreductase subunit C, which translates into the protein MNSQDIKSKLEAKFGVFKDKITTPRANRVFADLALGEDFEPILKYIVTDLGFDNLLLITGLDERETFGVIYHIVNKDNIVLNLKTHVTRENPVVKSIIDTFRNSELYERELIDLFGMKVDGLPEGRRYPLPDDWPAGQYPLRKDWSHLPGEEPEQSNNEVPVKKDEEGK